Below is a window of Tolypothrix bouteillei VB521301 DNA.
ATCGTACTTTTTCTAAAAATCCTAGAAACTATAGCCGTGTGGGTTAGTAGTTAGCAAGTCAACTACTAACTGCTAACTACTAACCCCCAACTACTTATAAATCAGGAGGTAAAATGACGTTATCAATTACGTGGATAATGCCATTGCTAGCTTTAACATCAGGTTGAACGACCTTAGCATCATTAACCATGACACCACCTTGTTCAACCTTGACATTAATAGCACCTCCTTCAACGCTTTTAACTTCGCCTGATTTCAAATCACTAGATTGTACTGAACCAGAAACAACGTGATACCTCAAAATTTTCGTCAGTACTTCCTTGTTTTCAGGCTTTAACAAATCTTGTACTGCGTCTTGTGGCAACTTGGCAAAAGCGGCATCAGTAGGCGCAAAAACAGTGAAAGGTCCTTTGCCTTGTAAAGTTTCTACTAGCCCAGCTGCTTTTAATGCCTTGGTAAGCATTGTGAAAGACCCGTTAGATTCTGCTACTGCGACTATATTTCTCCCCTCAGAAGTACCGGAGGAAGGCTGCTCTGGAGGTGTAGTCGGTGTAGTGGGTGTTTCTGTTGGACTAGAAGGAGGTGTAGTGTCAGGAGTGTTGGATGGACTTTGTGTGGGACTGCTCCCACCTCCAGGACAAGCAGCACGGTT
It encodes the following:
- a CDS encoding fasciclin domain-containing protein, which produces MKVEYGNLLKQLASIVGVTGVSLLLGLPVGANEVLNPNPSIFNETPYNKSLRFEVNPQSTHKIPASEVTKSTKKTPAKNVVAQGGVTNPKPSILQECPYNRAACPGGGSSPTQSPSNTPDTTPPSSPTETPTTPTTPPEQPSSGTSEGRNIVAVAESNGSFTMLTKALKAAGLVETLQGKGPFTVFAPTDAAFAKLPQDAVQDLLKPENKEVLTKILRYHVVSGSVQSSDLKSGEVKSVEGGAINVKVEQGGVMVNDAKVVQPDVKASNGIIHVIDNVILPPDL